The proteins below come from a single Acidovorax sp. NCPPB 4044 genomic window:
- a CDS encoding heavy-metal-associated domain-containing protein, with translation MPEQQPQQHILQVQGMTCGHCERAVTQAVRQLDPAATVAIDRPAGRVTVDTAQPRDAVAAAIAEEGYTVAP, from the coding sequence ATGCCAGAGCAACAGCCACAACAGCACATCCTGCAGGTCCAGGGCATGACCTGCGGCCACTGCGAGCGCGCCGTCACGCAGGCGGTGCGCCAGCTCGATCCAGCCGCCACCGTGGCCATCGACCGCCCCGCGGGCCGCGTCACGGTCGATACCGCCCAGCCGCGCGATGCGGTGGCCGCCGCCATCGCCGAAGAAGGCTACACGGTCGCGCCATGA
- the cueR gene encoding Cu(I)-responsive transcriptional regulator produces MSTARAARSAAAAPAGGRPVPIGTAAERAGVSARMVRHYESLGLLRSVARTESGYRQYTEADVHTLRFIRRARDLGFSMEEIATLLGLWQDQGRASRQVKRVAQAHIDDLGQRIAAMQAMQRTLQSLVGCCHGDGRPDCPILDDLAGPAGG; encoded by the coding sequence ATGAGCACCGCCCGAGCCGCCCGCTCTGCAGCGGCCGCCCCCGCCGGCGGCAGGCCGGTCCCCATCGGCACCGCGGCCGAGCGCGCGGGCGTCTCCGCGCGCATGGTGCGCCACTACGAGTCCCTGGGGCTGCTGCGGAGCGTGGCCCGCACGGAAAGCGGCTACCGCCAGTACACCGAGGCCGACGTGCACACGCTGCGCTTCATCCGCCGCGCGCGCGACCTGGGCTTCTCGATGGAGGAGATCGCCACCCTGCTCGGCCTCTGGCAGGACCAGGGCCGCGCGAGCCGCCAGGTCAAGCGCGTCGCCCAGGCCCACATCGACGACCTGGGCCAGCGCATCGCTGCCATGCAGGCCATGCAGCGCACGCTGCAGTCGCTAGTGGGCTGCTGCCACGGCGACGGGCGGCCGGACTGCCCGATCCTGGACGATCTGGCGGGGCCGGCGGGAGGCTGA